One Glycine max cultivar Williams 82 chromosome 8, Glycine_max_v4.0, whole genome shotgun sequence genomic window, CTAGGAACATATGCTACCATGTGACGGGTTGGAAGATAACCATGTCCCTTTAAAATGTAGTCAGAGGATCAGAATCCTTAAGTCGTGTAACATATGTTGAGAGTTACTAATCTCTTATATAAATGAATCTCAACTAGCAAGAAAAAGAACATTACCCAATTTTTCATTTGATGCAAGCTATGAAAAGGAATCCTGTTCATGATGGCAAAGCTCTTTTCTAAGTTTATGTGAGAAAAGTCTGCAAGCATCCATGCTAAGATCAATAGCAGCAGAGAGCGCAATGAAGAGAGCAGCATCAGCCATGCACGTGACATGCTGCGCCCCAACTTGCACAACAGGCTTGCTAACTTTGCCTTCACCATCCACAGTTGAACCCATCACAAAGCCTTCTTCCCCTGGCAACCTTGAACCCAATCCAGCATCCTTTATGACCTTGTAATCAATGCAGAACTGGCCACCCTTTTTGACACTCATTGTGCCTTCGGCAATGGGTATTCTATTGGCTGGTCCATTGTCAGAGAAAAGCTCAACCTTGTAGCCCAAGCCATCAACGGGACCTCTTTCTCGCCACGCCTCGAGACGACCCCATGGCTTCCAGCTACTCTCTGAGGCGCCGTTGGGGCGGAGAATGAGCCAGGCACCCGGGTTCGATCGGGACACGCGATCCGAGCCAGGGGATGGGACAAACGGTGTCACCATGGAGGCTGCAGCAACTGGTGAGCCAGAGAGATCATGAATCATTATCATCCAACCCTTTCTGTCCCTTCCTTGATGCTCTTTCTCACCTGTGGAGGATCTTCTCCACCCACTTCGATTCTTTGTAAAATCTGATGGAAGAGACCTGAGTTTTCAATTAGAGAAAAGTAAATTACTGTCATTCAACAAGATTGGATACCTAGTTCtgaaacatataataatttctcattatgaaatagaaagaaaatgtaataggaaaaaaagacagaaatagaaagaaaaaaaaaagagctgaaggagaaaaatgggtgtatgtgtatataattattgattaacAAACATAATGAAATTGTCAAACAGTGATAGGATAATTAATCAACTTGTAATCAGTAAGATACAGTAACTGCTGCCTAGTTGCTGTCGCACGGGAAGGAATCCTAGGTATTAGGTAGTAtatgttttcacttttcaaGTTTGGAAGATCTTAACTTATCTGCTTTACCGAACATGGGCATGCAGTAACAGTTAGTGGAAATtccatttattaatttattggcTCTAAAATGGAATTATTTAGTTGTAGTCTCGGATGTGAGCTTGCTTTTCACTTGAAAGGTAAAGGACCAAAAAAGTGTAAAGTATAACTGTATAAgcgaaaaggaaaagaagtgcaaaattaaatttgagtaGTGGATTCTTGAATTGCACGAAAAACTGCTAAGCCGGTAATTACGAAAAGAAAAGTCAATAAGAGAGTTTAGTTTAAAATCATGAGATAGATATTACTATGTTTCAAGTGGAGGAGGCAGTTAGTCTTCACTAAGTCGTCTCAATTAAGATTGTCTTTTGTTCGTAATCCTTAAGTTAATCGTCATAAAATTTGGCAAAACCAGAAGGgttaaaagataaaagcgaTAGTATGTATTatcttttcaacaaaaaaagaaaagaaaagtttaaaggCAACTTAATTGAAGCATGAAAATCGTAAAACTGGAACAGTATTCACGTGAAGGAAAGGTCAAAACTGTAACGTCAATTACCGTTTCCAAAACTGAAATTACGATCCAGCCAAAGGAAAACGACAGATGAGAAGGAAAATTGGGCAGCGGCAGTGTCAGTTTTcaacagaaaaagaaagaaagaacatgAAAATGAATTTAGTTGAATAAGGCGTGGCCCAAGCAAAAAAGTGACTGACCGGGATCTGTAGTTGCGATCGGCGCTGAACTTGCAACTGAAAACGGGCTGTCTTATATTTCCCTGAATTTGGAAAACCACGGGGCTGCATTCCGGTTCACCTCCGAACTGAAAGACGAAGCGAGGGTCCGGTTCGGACCGGACAACGAGATGAAGCTGGGCGGAGGGTTTATTGTTATTGTGGGGCCCACCCCCACCGAGGTTGAGCCAGCCGTTGTGGAAGGTGTTGGCGCTGGAGCGAGAGAGGGCAGCGGGGAGGTTTATGGTGAGGTGGAGGCGGCCCAATAGCTTGGCACCGCGGACGCCGCAGGAGCGGCCCATTGGGCCGTTGTAGACGGAGAGAGTGAGGGTGAGGGGCTTGGAGGAGAGGCGGCGGAGTGCGGCGGGGTCGAGGTGGAAGGCGGGGGCGGAGGTGGTGGTGTCGGGGGAGGAGGCAGAGGAGGAGAGAGGGAGGATGGCGGTGTGAGAAGGGAAAGTGTTGATGCGGATTTTGCAGAAGCAGGGGGTGGTGGAAGGGTGGACGCCGGAGAGGGGTGGGGGTTTGGCCGGAGAGGAAGGGAGTTTGAGAGCGAGGGATTCCACAATGAGGCGAATGAAGGGGCAAGGATCCATGACTCAGATACTACAAATCTGCTTCGGGAACATCTACCTTTCTGGACTACAAATATGGCTGTTGGCTTCGCTTCGGGGTTAAAAACaccatcttctttttttttttttctcttttcgcGGCAAAATCACTCTATCACACTAACTAGTATTTCTCGCATTCACACAATCAACCCACTCTTTGCGGTATATAAATTCTCTTTCAtttctatgaataaaaaatatattttgctaCCTGACATTgaaattaagaagaattattttaataatgccACCTTATCTTATATACACcttctttaaattaatttttttatccttaaaatgaatttttattttgttgaaattgtaaatgattaattatattttatatttttaactatatatCTATAATAGacgaaataaattaataattaaaaaaatagtttagttataaaaaaatgaatacaaaatttaaaatatataatacttaaatattttataaaaatgtttacCCATCCATATTTGGAGAGGCAGACGATCTATATTGTGCTAGAATCTGACTTTAGAATTGTAATAatactactattattttttccttctcgTTTCTCATCATAATAATGctactattatttattattagcgGAAACACCGTCGCGTATGTGTGTTTGtaaatttattatgttaaatttgatattttatataatttttattatgctaaaattaatatattatattccaATGATGTGTATATTAGTTTGaggtattttttctaatttaatgtgtttttattatgctaatacatttttgttgtgttaaatttaatatattgtaatgatttttcttattatacGTTGTAACTACATAATAGTAGTAgaactatttaatttattaaaaattaattactaaatgtGAACTTGGATGTTTTAAataggaatgaaaggaatataCTTTTATGTTTCTACTATTTAtcatcatttataataaaaattgtaaatagataatataatagtatttatatgtttttttctaaCTCAATAATTTCTATCACAAATATCTCATAtgacttttcaaaatttatttttctattgttatttttttctttatttcattatttaattcttggtattttttttcctttttttatatttaaaaacctcattttttctcatatttttaacaaaatagcATAAATTACTAAATTATGTTAGGACACATGAAATTTTTTGATGAATTTGAacatgattaatattttaaagaaaaaatattgaacCGTGAGATGTTTTATAATTTCTCATattcaattcatattttaactatatatatttttttataagtttgttGGATatgttgtaaaatatttattgattattgattaatattatgtttgtttctAATTTAGAGACATGATTCTTTTTATATGCTTAGACGTATTATTCCAAACTAGTAAGATAACATagcaatttaaattcaaatacaaTAAGAAGATAGCATATATTGGTGTagcaatttaaatttaactacaatGTCAATATGACAGCttgtgtaaatttaaataagtgAATATCACACACAATAAATATGTACCACAATTTTTCAAATGAGATAAATAACTCAAAtcaacaactaattttttttatcctagtTATCCTctatctttgttttccttttgtatCAATTGTTTCCATATTTATAACACAATCGGTCTTTATTCTAACATTATCAAAACAATGACCTGACATATGACACATAACACATGACACATGTatgatctttgttttctttttttttgttctacaaaaggtaaatagtatttttttttttaactgcaaactacctttaaaaaaattgcaaactatgtaaacaaattaaaacaatccCTAATAAATGTAAAACTTTTGTAGAGATGATTGTACATTGTCAAAAAAAGAACATGACaacaagaaaaaagataaaaataattatataaaaagaatattaacacaaattaaaaattacttgtcTTACCATCCAAAAAAAGAATGATAAAGAAGCGAGAAACTAGTGAATGACCAATATCCAATCCCTTTCCATTTGTTTTGCTAATTACTTTAGCACAAATCATTTTTGCTTGAAAACCATCAAAAATTGTAAAGACAATattttatacacatttttttgtcATCCTTCTCGGTGCTCCTACAATAGGACTTCGTATCGTCCATCTCCACGCTACTGGAGTCTTCTTGTGCTGCCGCCATTCTGGCACGCTGCGCCAAAACTTACTTCAAATTGGAGTGTAAAACATTTGTTGTGGctttgtaaaaactaaaaatataggTAGTTATTATGTTTTGAAGTAAACAGTTTATAATAAAGTGAGTACTTTCACGAGTCATTTATACAACACAGGTGattacatgaataaaaaaaatataaactttaaaggataaaataatctttataaaaatgaaGACCAAAAAGTGATTACTAAAAGAgatttcctttatttattagtataaattAGTAAGGCATGCAACCACAAATAAGGAATTAGTAAGATATTATAGAGAAGACGTGTCTGTTTTcttaaggtatttttttttatttcttttaggaTTTCTTAATGTATGTTATTTAGAAGGACTTTAGACCAAAAAAATTGGTCTgtgattttttaaagttttcaattaagaaaggtataaaatattgtttttatcctCGAACCGTTGTTGTGTAATTCATTAGcctcttcatttaaaaaaatagcattgTATAAAGTATACACAAAATATCttctttgtatttaataaagtCTTTCATTaaactacatttttttatttacaagttTTATTTCCATTGCATTACTTAAAGAATTTAAACTTAATTCCACTTGCATCGGTAATGTTGGATAGACAAAGGTCTATATTCTATATTGTTCttcccatttttcgtaaactGATAGGATCGTTCTCCTTCTCATCATCGTCTCATTActgtaaaatgatttttaagttttatgcattaaataagaaatgaaaataagttttttgttgtaataaaacaaaattttattataaatttattttaattaattattaatatttaaaaatatatttaatgatcctttattaatatttttaatatattgaataaaatatcgtttataaaattatattctcaCTTGGGTAGTTTAGCATGGAGCAGCTCTTCCTATCCCAATTCCCAACCATATATTCACatgttatcattttaaaataaaacagttACATGTCTATTTCTACCTAAAGTTTTCTCTCACGTCATTCCGTTATGTTTGGATAATTAAGTGTCGgataataaagaaagaaagaaaaaattgtttggaggaataaaaaagaaaaagaaaaattgcatCACTTgtttaaatgaatgaaaaagtaaaGGGAAATAAatggactatatatatatatatatatatatatatatatatatatatatatatatatatatataaaattatgatatttttttaattaaaaaatattgattctgttttaaaaatatttatttgttgtttttaaagtaaatctgtagtattttcttaaaaaatatataagctaCACCTCTTACGTGCTTTCCGTCCAAATTTATGGAGAGAGTGAGTGGAAATACTATATAGTGGGGTCTACAGATTTTTATAACTTCTCTTCCCTAatccctataaaaaaaaaacaatatctcTGTTGAATCCTTTCTTTCTAAATCTTCCCTTAcccaaaacaaacataattttattgagATCAACCTTTAACATTTTAGCAGTAAAAAAACCCTTTAACATTTTAGactaaagtttaatttaattattattctatctttttttttttagatttatcaTTCTATCTTGAATGTGTTCTAACTtatgaatacattttttttaatatctacaTTACTAtgacatttatataattttattttgaagatgAGATTCATATAATTACTTATTATCTTATAGTGGAAAAATTAGACCTCTTAAATAGTGATTGTATTACTGGCTTAAAGGCTTTTTCCATCTCATGaaatcttaattaataaattttttattcatatgtgtatattaattttctattttatacattaattgtatccgataagaaaacaaaaaagtaaaatagaaatttatatttagtatgttaattttaaaaaaattataatatttttgttttcttaaaatgatttaaaacatttaaaagagtgtgtttaatactttttaccttaattaaaattttgaatttaagcaATATGTTctttttaaacattttgaaaatcatAAACAAACCTTGATTACATCACTAATTCAGTAATTCCAAAACTATTCATCACATTACCCCtacaatacatatataatttgtcAATACACGTAGCTTAGGAATTTATtcatgttttattaatttttctgttaACCACGGCGCCAATGAATTCTTAACATAAGAGTTGTGTAAAGTGTAAACTAGTATTGAATATTAATTCTCAATTACCCATCCAATTCTAATAAGTTAAATTATCTCTAATTATTTTGCATAATCTTTTTTAACACCTACTTTTGTATCTGTTGAGAAAAGTTTATTCTCTCTTTATTTAATTGTGTGATAATATGATACTTTTtaagaaatgaagaaaatattaaaaaataatataaaaggaattttgtttattttttattttttgtagttGATGACATTCTTTCTTTGATATCTGGTTAGATATGAGATCCGATGAGCCCAGCACAGCCTGGATCAATCATTTGCGCATTGTCACCTGTATGTGATTCTTAACTTATTTTTCGAGAGTCAAGTCACCCCGTGATTCTTCATTATCGACAGAACATCCatataaattaaagagttgaCGCAGCCAATTGAACAATGGTATTATTAAGATACACCAACCAAGTTCcacatatatgtatatttttttttttcttttgtcaggAGGGTACGAGAAAATGAGTCTAATcacatatttttcattttcattttaattagtttagaaatataaattttagaatatGATAAATCTTCTGATATTGTGCGAATAAACAAATACTCAAagtttaacaaaatataaacaagAAAGATATATAGCATCGGCAAATAAAGAAATTtgactaaaatatataaaagaaaaaatgtagagGAAACTAAACTACTAGCTGAAATGAATGTCTTAAATTTTGGTGAAAGAAACAGAAAGTGTAAGTGCAGCCAGAGAAGCAGGTCTTCCTTCTTTGCAGTGACAACGGGATGACACCCTCAACCAAGCTGTTTTTGTCCCCACCCCGCCCACCTTTATTTCTTCTCTTACattcatcactttcttcttaaTCTTACCACAAACCAATCCACCAATTCAGATCCTGTATCTTCTAttcattattattactttaaaataaattgcagGCAACCTACTTTGctctttctcttttaatgaaatacaatatattttttttgtttgaaaactaAATTCTTTACTAATCGATCtcctaaaataaatatctttactagtcaacaaaatttaaaataaaaattgtactCTACCTCAGACCCCAGGTAATCAGCCTCAGCCAACCGATCAGTATCATATGCACACGTCTTTAGTGGGGCAATATGGGATGGTTATCAATAACGTaatctttatatattattataaggaGACTGTGCAACAAAAGTATAAGAAATATCCCCTTAAAATCGGTTCACAAACGGATGACTTATCCagctatataaatatttattatatttgttaatcACCCGACGTGAGATTTTCAACAGAGATAAATTATATTCAATTCATATAACACATTACATtcaaatattgattttattattggaattaatttctttttaagtaGATaggaaattgaattaaatttatccaaaccaaaaaaagaattaGGATATTCTTCAAGTGAAACAAGTTATTGGCTTTCATTATTAGTTAAACCTAGGCTGAAGTGACGCATGTTAACTACTACTACTCATAATGTATCACGTATAATATGCATTGATTGACAGTCAAGCATGTCTTTAAGTTGTTAGGTAGTTGAATGAAATTCATCCAAATTAAACGACAAAGAATGAGAACATgattggataaatttttaagaagaaaataagaaagtaaaataaattaactttataaGTTATAATCAGTTTATAAACATCAGttctgaaaaaaataaatggaaaattctataaaaattaacatgcataagttgatttaatttataaaaaaaatgattaattcatttgacttctttattttcttctatcgTTAATGTTTACAGAGAATTGATCGAAACAGAGGTAAATTATTAGCATGATTTACTAGTTTACATtgaaatcattaatattatggTGTTAACATAACTCCCAGGTCCCAGCAGTCgaattatttgtgaagaaaaccATTACATAAAGCACATAAATTATATGTGggtgtaattaaaattaaaattaagttgatctCTTTGTTTTGATGATTACTTTTGCACTTTGTGTTTTTGATTGAAGGCGAGCAGTGTGTTGCATTGCAAATAATTGTGGGGGCCTCTGTCACTGAGAATGGGGCAAGCGTGTTGTGTGGCTCTTTTCAGCGCTTTGTTAATTGTTTCCTTTTTACGCTACCAAAATATATGAATATCTTCATGCACACAATAACCCATCCCAAATTCATTTCCACCGTCCAGGTCACACTTTGCTGTAATGGGGTCGCCTTCATcacaaaaaattcaatataaatcAAGCACGAAACTAATGATAgtgtaaatataattatattacaataattatcttataacatataataaatattttttaattgattaataatataataactttACATTGATGATGCATGTATATTGAActcataaatttaattcaatcaaaattaattagtttggattacttattttttatgttaatctaAAATGAACCAATCCAATAAGCTGGTTTGGTTTGAGTTGAgtttagtgtttttatttttttttttaaaaaaatagaacttagaaaataaaaaacacatgaGTAATgagtttaataaattttttattatcaatattattaATTGTGTAAATCAATTAATGTGTGattattttaagttaatttttaattttgacttcAAGTTCAAGACTcgagtatagaaaaatattgatattcATAAATAATCATATTCAACTAAAACATATTTATCTTGGAGGATATATATGCAGACTGTAACAAAAAAAGAGACATGCACCGGCCATATAATAGTTTTATAATAttgtcaatcaataaaaaaatgtttttttatataatttttaaaatattttttataaacatcaataaatttatcctacataataattaataatttatatttcgaTGTTATCTTATTAGTGCATACATTATTTATTCGAGCCATATCTTACTTTGTCTGTCTGGTTAACCaaattaatattctttaaaGATGAGTTTGAATTCaatggaaataataataaaacaacttcactaaacataaagagtaaatAATATGTGTgttaacattataaaaataattaatattattatttaatcataaattgtgATAATGtacttatttaaatttgtaacaattattttaaaaattacaacaacGATTATTTCTGATCGggttaatagtataaaaaaaattatattaggcatgcatataaataaattttaatcaatagtaATACTAATTTTAGATATTGATCATTGAAATAGCTCTTTGACATGAAAAGCTCCCCTATCTATATCTTGCAAGCAAGCGCAACTATTAAATGCATGCCAAAACGAGGGTTTGAATAATTGATTTGTATACCGTATACGAGAAGTCGAGAATCAATGTATGGGCGGTGCTATATAGCAAGCACATACATTACAGTGACAATTTCCCATTCCCATTGCCATGGACAGGTTATTTTGGGTTGAAATTTTTGCACATTGCTCTTTGGTTTAACCCTTCAAGATTCATAAGTCATGTGTGGGTCCAACACAACACCTCTCCTTGGACCCACCAATCCACCATTGTTTTACTTTGCATGCTACTCCTTTAATCAACGACATTTCAGTGGCACTGAATCCATTGCAAAACTATGATTAGCATTCGTAATCCTTCAAAACACGCCTTATGTAATGACCTAGTTTTATTTAGTGTATTGCACCAATAATGGATGCCCATTGGGCCACAGAGAAATGTTTAACATTACATTCTCTAGCCCAATTCTTTAAACACACCCtttagtttaaataaaatttattgaaattcaaaaaattatgtaaatttcattttttttacttataatattGTAATTTTCAACAAAGATtaagcaataataaaaaataatgtacgtTAGAGAGCGCTGCTAACTCTCCCCAAAATTATATACtctaatcatttaaaaaattgccCAATGCCACttgaagaaaaatatgcaatGTTACATGTAATATATACATCATTATATAATGAATGAGGTACAAAATTAGGGTTTTAAGAAACATAAATATAGgatgaaaataagattttaaataggattgaaaaattaataatgataggATAAAGATAAGACTAACAAACATGAGATTTAAGATAAGTgttcattttttaatacaagaatgtcttttcaaaataacatatatacttattttaGAAATGTATTTCAAGAACTATAAATACATA contains:
- the LOC100811541 gene encoding uncharacterized protein; protein product: MDPCPFIRLIVESLALKLPSSPAKPPPLSGVHPSTTPCFCKIRINTFPSHTAILPLSSSASSPDTTTSAPAFHLDPAALRRLSSKPLTLTLSVYNGPMGRSCGVRGAKLLGRLHLTINLPAALSRSSANTFHNGWLNLGGGGPHNNNKPSAQLHLVVRSEPDPRFVFQFGGEPECSPVVFQIQGNIRQPVFSCKFSADRNYRSRSLPSDFTKNRSGWRRSSTGEKEHQGRDRKGWMIMIHDLSGSPVAAASMVTPFVPSPGSDRVSRSNPGAWLILRPNGASESSWKPWGRLEAWRERGPVDGLGYKVELFSDNGPANRIPIAEGTMSVKKGGQFCIDYKVIKDAGLGSRLPGEEGFVMGSTVDGEGKVSKPVVQVGAQHVTCMADAALFIALSAAIDLSMDACRLFSHKLRKELCHHEQDSFS